One Psilocybe cubensis strain MGC-MH-2018 chromosome Unknown contig2, whole genome shotgun sequence DNA segment encodes these proteins:
- a CDS encoding Transcription elongation factor SPT5 — translation MKKIDPRIRQFLDTEAQVDDEISEEDEQTGSGEIDREDGFIDDDTPPDVGHSVLPTQLSVHRHTEGALERLISRIESRINAAGDGGFAIPEDPDDTLHDNGLLYIPRADDYPLWRVECRVGIEEQAVMSLLSTVSEVHQVRSAFTRGSTQGSIYIECKMNQALVDLLLRTPGVLRNGLGIKRQLIDSSEYSQVLGMRDGPVDVGAWVVIKKGLYKGDVGVVSQKSFQHARILLIPRLHTTPQNPLKRKSSTVKPAAKLFDPDHFRQLFPTDVQSRGPDCYCFRDMDFEQGLLAQNLDHRSFTVNVKDIPHDFYTMFRMSQHPAVNRSHMPRPREWTLKEGDAVLICSTPSTSTSFFAPAILKVMDTYYAEVLEIGTHGVPLADNPTKRVPWQEIRKDVKIGQHVCVRGGHHTGKTGWVVALKDDRVHFVSKKFEGEIPTYFRDGDEVIESTEVFVNFVDIAKEPVVLHHKHEPEQTAIIPYVRQPESGPLPKTPPHPWCGVKVKISKQHHPRKGEYGVIQDVKENLDDNTITLHMQLTRYDPNAPFHRISVRYDDVVEFASSLELVLFLDPGEGHIRPTPTQTLSTPQPEQGHDTSAHHPYLMERPSGSATPLPTPAPNNLSSPPSPAWDPSSRTPLSDSVASDPLWMPPAPPPHVLLNPKLVGVKLNAVVDGGDFSKQLIAVSIELHGNEVVLRHKKYHTWISLEPRWVTPKYPHPIHDNNLLVVIKGDHSGKYVRRIHHRLDQLTKKINIILSVVARTVGSPDSLTGEQLELDPQFLCTVPETKKERELNWRVMNTTRAMHNRGPSQNQ, via the exons ATGAAGAAG ATAGATCCCAGAATCCGCCAGTTCCTGGACACCGAAGCTCAAGTTGACGACGAAATTTCTGAGGAAGACGAACAGACGGGATCCGGAGAAATAGATAGAGAAG ATGGATTCATCGACGATGATACACCCCCGGATGTTGGGCATTCCGTTCTACCGACCCAGTTATCAGTTCATAGGCATACCGAGGGAGCATTAGAGCGCTTGATTTCGCGCATCGAGTCCAGAATCAATGCCGCGGGAGATGGGGGATTCGCCATTCCTGAAGATCCAGACGATACACTCCATGACAATGGTTTGTTGTACATACCTAGGGCGGATGATTATCCACTGTGGCGGGTTGAATGTAGA GTTGGTATTGAAGAACAGGCTGTGATGTCTCTGCTCAGCACAGTCTCGGAAGTACATCAGGTTCGTTCCGCATTCACTCGAGGATCAACACAGGGCAGTATCTATATCGAATGTAAAATGAACCAAGCCCTCGTCGACCTTCTTCTACGGACACCAGGTGTACTGCGTAACGGCTTGGGTATCAAACGACAGCTCATCGACTCTTCAGAGTATAGTCAAGTGCTTGGGATGAGGGATGGTCCCGTGGACGTCGGTGCATGGGTAGTCATCAAGAAAGGCTTGTACAAGGGAGACGTTGGCGTGGTTTCACAAAAAAGTTTTCAACATGCCCGTATTCTCCTCATTCCTCGGCTACATACGACCCCACAGAACCCCCTCAAGCGAAAATCATCGACTGTTAAGCCGGCTGCTAAGCTCTTCGATCCGGATCACTTTCGACAGCTTTTCCCAACCGACGTGCAGAGCCGTGGGCCTGATTGCTACTGCTTTCGCGATATGGACTTCGAACAAGGGCTTCTGGCCCAAAATTTGGACCACCGTTCATTCACAGTTAACGTCAAGGACATACCCCATGACTTCTACACCATGTTTAGAATGAGCCAACACCCAGCAGTTAATCGCTCGCATATGCCACGCCCGCGCGAATGGACTTTGAAAGAAGGCGACGCGGTTCTCATTTGCAGCACCCCTTCAACCTCTACGTCGTTTTTTGCCCCAGCTATCTTGAAGGTTATGGATACCTACTATGCGGAAGTCCTCGAAATAGGGACACACGGTGTACCTCTAGCCGACAACCCAACAAAACGTGTGCCGTGGCAAGAAATCAGGAAGGATGTTAAAATCGGACAACATGTTTGTGTACGGGGTGGACATCATACTGGCAAGACAGGCTGGGTAGTTGCTCTCAAAGATGATCGAGTTCATTTTGTCAGCAAGAAGTTTGAAGGTGAAATACCTACTTATTTTAGGGATGGTGACGAGGTCATTGAA TCAACAGAGGTTTTTGTCAACTTTGTAGACATTGCAAAGGAGCCCGTCGTGCTGCACCACAAGCACGAGCCAGAACAAACTGCCATAATCCCTTATGTGCGCCAGCCAGAATCTGGTCCCCTTCCCAAGACGCCTCCACATCCATGGTGTGGAGTAAAAGTGAAGATATCTAAGCAGCACCATCCTCGAAAAGGCGAATACGGAGTAATTCAGGATGTCAAGGAAAATCTCGATGACAATACTATAACGTTGCACATGCAGTTGACGCGATACGACCCGAATGCCCCATTTCACAGAATATCAGTCCGTTACGACGACGTCGTTGAATTTGC ATCTTCTCTTGAGCTCGTCCTGTTCCTTGATCCCGGTGAGGGTCATATTCGACCTACCCCAACGCAAACTTTGTCTACGCCGCAACCCGAGCAAGGTCATGATACATCCGCCCATCACCCTTATCTGATGGAGAGGCCGTCTGGTAGTGCAACGCCCCTTCcgacaccagcaccaaatAATTTGTCTTCTCCACCTAGTCCAGCTTGGGACCCCTCTTCGAGAACTCCGTTATCTGATTCCGTGGCGTCTGATCCATTGTGGATGCCTCCAGCACCACCCCCACATGTCCTCTTGAACCCAAAACTCGTGGGAGTTAAACTGAATGCTGTAGTTGACGGCGGAGATTTTTCTAAGCAGCTAATTGCAGTGTCTATCGAGCTTCATGGCAACGAGGTTGTTCTCCGACATAAAAAATATCACACATGGATTTCATTAGAACCCCGTTGGGTCACCCCTAAATACCCTCATCCAATTCACGACAACAACCTTCTCGTCGTCATAAAAGGAGATCACAGCGGCAAATACGTTCGTCGCATTCATCACCGACTAGATCAGCTAACCAAGAAAATCAACATTATTCTATCCGTTGTGGCCAGGACCGTCGGCTCGCCTGATTCCTTAACTGGCGAGCAATTGGAACTCGATCCGCAGTTTCTTTGTACTGTTCccgaaacaaagaaagaaagagaattgaACTGGCGTGTCATGAATACAACGCGAGCTATGCATAATCGCGGACCTAGTCAAAATCAGTAG